A region from the Panicum hallii strain FIL2 chromosome 1, PHallii_v3.1, whole genome shotgun sequence genome encodes:
- the LOC112879019 gene encoding peptidyl-prolyl cis-trans isomerase CYP95 isoform X5 — MLQGINLPLCHQGVHSTRCERDDIDCFSYHIVFKGGDLAKGNGSGGESIYSGKFGDEACVLRHDDRGLLTTADTGSQFCITFKPNSHLDRKHTVFGKLVVGNDVLKRIEQVDVHEPDSTPVVPVRIVDCGELTDRKYHDSVTTENDKKRAAKSKFLKDISSDEESNDGQHKGRRKKSSKRKRKKRRYSYSESDSSSESETESSDSESDSDTYSSDSSDVSSSSDDRRRRRKRHSKKNKRKRSRRKRDHRRERRRRKRDRKAKQKLKKMIESDSEAESTSDSSSEDARSKRHSRGRKSKASSQVSAENLAAVAVLKEATSTQQTSGMPRSLAQEDNSPLQNGEIHTNGVNESKTERNAATMPVLAGNRSKSRSQSMSANHSMSKSMSISPRRSPIKRSITTRKRSASRSPVHHSRSRSPVRVPKTSKSRSPARRSITRSPARRSPSKSSPRDASRSATPRTSRSPVKGQRRSISRSSARSMQRRTPSRSPERTHLHKSVSPSPPVEKRRSITRTSARSPLRSVSRSPARFSRSPHRPSRRSPIRSPRRNIHRSVSRSPVRIPRRSVSRSPVRGGRPRRNISRSPSPPRRAISPPPNNGRSPSRTGSPDGSPKRIRRGRGFTQRYSFARQYRSPSADRSHRYGGRSDRDRYMGYRGSRHRSPPRRYRSPPRGRPSSPRRSRYRRRSRSTSRSPVHRERGRGGGYSRSPVRSRSPPAGKPRSHGERARSVSRSRLSGSRSRSPPPAHDRSPPDSQSPKRASDEKSRSPSPSRSRSLSSSPSPGGKKGLVSYGDGSPDSAGK; from the exons ATGTTACAAGGGATCAACCTTCCACTGTGTCATCAAGGGGTTCATAGCACAA GATGCGAGAGAGATGATATCGACTGCTTTTCATATCATATAGTATTTAAG GGAGGTGACTTAGCAAAAGGAAATG GGTCTGGTGGAGAAAGCATATATAGTGGGAAATTTGGAG ATGAAGCTTGTGTACTACGCCATGATGATCGTGGTCTCTTGACAACGGCAGATACTGGCTCCCAATTCTGTATTACTTTCAAGCCTAATTCTCATCTTGACAG AAAACACACTGTTTTTGGCAAGCTTGTTGTTGGAAATGATGTGTTGAAGAGGATCGAACAAGTTGATGTGCATGAACCTGATTCGACTCCCGTTGTTCCGGTTAGGATAGTAGATTGTGGGGAGCTCACTGACCGCAAATATCATGATTCTGTGACAACTGAAAATG ATAAAAAGAGGGCTGCCAAATCAAAGTTTTTGAAAGATATATCTTCCGATGAGGAAAGTAATGATGGACAACACAAGGGACGTCGTAAGAAATCatcaaaaaggaaaaggaagaagaggagataTTCTTACTCGGAATCAGATAGCTCTTCTGAGTCAGAGACTGAATCATCGGATTCTGAGAGCGACTCTGATACTTACTCCAGTGACTCATCTGATGTCAGCAGCTCAAGTGATGACAGACGAAGGCGCAGAAAAAGACACTCAAAGAAAAATAAGCGCAAGCGTTCAAGAAGAAAGCGTGACCATAGGCGTGAGAGAAGGCGTAGGAAGCGTGATAGGAAAGCAAAACAGAAGTTAAAAAA GATGATAGAGAGTGACAGTGAAGCTGAAAGTACGAGTGATAGCAGCTCTGAGGATGCCAGAAGCAAGCGACACTCTCGTGGGCGGAAGTCCAAGGCATCATCTCAAGTTTCTG CGGAAAATCTTGCTGCGGTAGCTGTTTTGAAGGAAGCCACATCAACTCAACAAACGAGTGGAATGCCAAGGAGTCTGGCACAAGAAGATAACTCCCCCCTGCAAAATGGGGAGATCCATACAAATGGTGTTAATGAATCAAAAACTGAAAGGAATGCTGCTACCATGCCTGTTCTAGCTGGCAATCGAAGCAAATCTAG GAGCCAGAGCATGAGTGCTAATCACTCAATGAGCAAGAGTATGAGTATCAGTCCAAGGAGAAGCCCGATCAAAAGGTCAATTACCACCCGGAAGAGATCAGCTAGCAGGAGCCCTGTTCATCATAGTCGCAGTAGAAGCCCTGTCCGTGTTCCCAAAACAAGTAAAAGCCGGAGTCCAGCTAGGCGGAGCATCACCAGGAGCCCTGCTAGAAGAAGCCCCAGCAAGAGCTCACCTAGAGATGCAAGCAGAAGCGCGACTCCCCGCACAAGCAGGAGTCCTGTTAAAGGTCAAAGAAGAAGCATTAGCAGGAGCTCAGCTAGGTCCATGCAACGAAGAACTCCAAGCAGGAGCCCAGAGAGAACTCATCTACATAAAAGTGTCAGCCCAAGCCCACCTGTGGAGAAGAGAAGAAGCATTACCCGGACCTCTGCAAGATCTCCATTGCGAAGTGTTAGCCGGAGCCCTGCTAGGTTTTCAAGGAGCCCACATAGGCCTTCCAGGAGAAGCCCAATCAGAAGTCCTCGAAGGAACATACATAGAAGCGTGAGCAGGAGCCCTGTGAGAATACCTAGAAGAAGCGTGAGCAGAAGCCCTGTAAGAGGTGGACGACCTCGCAGGAACATTAGCAGAAGTCCCAGTCCACCTCGCAGGGCAATATCACCCCCTCCAAACAATGGGAGGAGCCCATCCAGGACTGGCTCTCCTGATGGGTCTCCAAAACGCATAAGGCGGGGACGTGGTTTTACTCAGCGGTACTCATTTGCAAGACAATATCGCTCACCTTCTGCTGATCGCTCGCATCGATATGGTGGAAGAAGTGACCGTGACAG ATACATGGGTTACCGGGGTTCCCGCCACCGATCACCTCCTCGACGGTATAGAAGCCCACCCAGAGGCAGACCATCATCACCAAG GCGAAGTaggtacaggaggaggagccgaAGCACCTCACGCAGCCCTGTCCACAGAGAGCGAGGTAGGGGAGGTGGCTACAGCAGAAGCCCTGTACGGAGTCGTTCGCCCCCTGCCGGGAAACCTAGGTCACATGGTGAGCGTGCACGGTCAGTCTCCAGGAGCCGCCTGTCCGGATCGAGATCAAGGTCTCCACCACCAGCGCATGATCGGTCTCCACCCGATTCCCAATCTCCTAAGCGTGCAAGTGATGAGAAGTCCCGGTCCCCATCCCCGTCCCGCTCGCGCTCCCTGTCTTCAAGCCCTAGTCCTGGAGGCAAGAAAGGCCTGGTTTCCTACGGAGATGGCTCCCCAGATTCTGCTGGAAAGTAG